In Nocardioides marinus, one DNA window encodes the following:
- a CDS encoding matrixin family metalloprotease — translation MPHRTTGALAATAALAVSLGCSMLGATTATAATEDSSSVPTYQQFRDSTFVDTDGQYVVNGDEPVADNGKLRQFFDDMVGDKHTGRTMEDGLIVNTVSGRDDKWSASQVGDLTYCVSTKFGSDYSAMVSAMASGAGQWEAASSAIDFVHVASQDSSCTTRNNSVLFSVEPVNTTQYIARAFFPSTPKRSRNVLVDDSIWTSGSWSPSNILAHELGHTLGFRHEHTRPESGTCFEDNNWRPLTAYDSASIMHYPQCNGSSSDLSMTTADRQGAAALYGS, via the coding sequence ATGCCCCACCGCACCACCGGCGCCCTGGCGGCCACCGCCGCCCTCGCCGTCTCGCTCGGCTGCTCGATGCTCGGCGCCACCACCGCCACCGCCGCCACCGAGGACTCCTCGTCCGTGCCGACCTACCAGCAGTTCCGCGACTCGACGTTCGTCGACACCGACGGGCAGTACGTCGTCAACGGCGACGAGCCGGTGGCCGACAACGGCAAGCTGCGGCAGTTCTTCGACGACATGGTGGGCGACAAGCACACCGGCCGGACGATGGAGGACGGCCTCATCGTCAACACCGTCTCCGGCAGGGACGACAAGTGGAGCGCCTCCCAGGTCGGGGACCTCACCTACTGCGTCTCGACGAAGTTCGGTTCCGACTACTCCGCGATGGTCAGCGCGATGGCCAGCGGCGCCGGGCAGTGGGAGGCCGCCTCGTCGGCGATCGACTTCGTGCACGTGGCGAGCCAGGACTCCAGCTGCACGACCCGCAACAACAGCGTGCTGTTCTCGGTGGAGCCGGTGAACACCACGCAGTACATCGCCCGGGCGTTCTTCCCCAGCACGCCCAAGCGCTCGCGCAACGTGCTGGTCGACGACTCGATCTGGACCTCGGGGTCGTGGAGCCCGTCGAACATCCTGGCCCACGAGCTGGGCCACACCCTGGGCTTCCGCCACGAGCACACCCGCCCGGAGTCGGGCACCTGCTTCGAGGACAACAACTGGCGGCCGCTGACGGCCTACGACTCGGCGTCGATCATGCACTACCCGCAGTGCAACGGGTCCTCCTCCGACCTGAGCATGACCACGGCCGACCGCCAGGGCGCAGCAGCGCTCTACGGCTCCTGA
- a CDS encoding exodeoxyribonuclease III, translating to MSQDGAVRIATWNVNSLRTRIDRVEAFLDRHDVDVLAVQETKAREEQLPLMGLQSRGYDVAAVGYNQWNGVALISRVGLEDVTVGFPEMPGFGDPVAAEARALGATCGGVRIWSLYVPNGRKPDDPHYGYKLDWLARLRTASAGWLDTPTALVGDWNICPTDDDVFDVTQFRTSTHVTPPERAAFQGFLDDGWSEVTREHAPGYTYWDYYRQRFERDRGLKIDFVLGSPALAQRVTGAFIDRDERDPAQGAGAPSDHAPVVVDLV from the coding sequence ATGAGCCAGGATGGCGCGGTGCGCATCGCCACCTGGAACGTCAACTCCCTCCGCACCCGCATCGACCGCGTCGAGGCCTTCCTCGACCGGCACGACGTCGACGTGCTGGCCGTGCAGGAGACCAAGGCCCGCGAGGAGCAGCTGCCGCTGATGGGGCTGCAGTCGCGCGGGTACGACGTCGCCGCCGTCGGCTACAACCAGTGGAACGGCGTCGCGCTGATCAGCCGCGTCGGCCTCGAGGACGTCACCGTCGGCTTCCCGGAGATGCCCGGCTTCGGCGACCCGGTCGCTGCGGAGGCACGTGCCCTCGGCGCGACCTGCGGCGGCGTACGCATCTGGAGCCTCTACGTCCCCAACGGCCGCAAGCCCGACGACCCCCACTACGGCTACAAGCTCGACTGGCTCGCCCGGTTGCGTACGGCGTCGGCCGGCTGGCTCGACACCCCGACCGCCCTGGTGGGCGACTGGAACATCTGCCCCACCGACGACGACGTCTTCGACGTCACGCAGTTCCGCACCAGCACCCACGTCACCCCGCCCGAGCGTGCCGCGTTCCAGGGCTTCCTCGACGACGGCTGGTCCGAGGTCACCCGCGAGCACGCCCCCGGCTACACCTACTGGGACTACTACCGTCAGCGCTTCGAGCGCGACCGCGGTCTGAAGATCGACTTCGTCCTCGGCTCCCCCGCCCTGGCGCAGCGCGTCACCGGCGCCTTCATCGACCGCGACGAGCGCGACCCCGCCCAGGGCGCAGGCGCCCCGTCGGACCACGCCCCGGTCGTGGTCGACCTGGTCTGA
- a CDS encoding antitoxin: MTATTIKVSRETRDRLKAQAARNNRTLGEHLTRLADAGDRELRFQAVREAMARTSDADMRSYEDETREWLDADLGA; encoded by the coding sequence ATGACCGCCACGACGATCAAGGTCTCACGCGAGACTCGCGACCGCCTCAAGGCGCAGGCGGCGCGCAACAACCGCACCCTCGGCGAGCACCTGACCCGGCTCGCCGACGCTGGCGACCGTGAGCTCCGGTTCCAGGCGGTGCGCGAGGCGATGGCGCGCACCTCCGACGCAGACATGCGCAGCTACGAGGATGAGACCCGCGAGTGGCTGGACGCCGACCTCGGTGCCTGA
- a CDS encoding type II toxin-antitoxin system PemK/MazF family toxin: MRPGSVVWAWLDPSVGREQAGRRPVVVVSSAGHLDTVDTLVIVVPVSRTDRGWPHHVPLSGDGLPAGVAMTEQPRTISRSRLDSPIGVVEDQCLASIRRWLVDWLDLA; this comes from the coding sequence ATGAGGCCCGGCTCCGTCGTCTGGGCGTGGCTGGATCCATCGGTGGGGCGTGAGCAGGCGGGGCGACGACCGGTCGTGGTCGTCTCGTCCGCAGGCCACCTCGACACCGTCGACACCCTCGTCATCGTGGTCCCCGTGTCGCGCACTGATCGCGGCTGGCCCCACCACGTCCCCCTCAGCGGGGACGGCCTCCCTGCCGGCGTCGCGATGACCGAGCAGCCGCGCACGATCAGCCGGTCCCGTCTCGACTCCCCGATCGGTGTCGTGGAGGATCAGTGCCTCGCCTCGATCCGCCGATGGCTGGTGGACTGGCTCGACCTCGCCTGA
- a CDS encoding DNA recombination protein RmuC, translating to MSLSTTLALLLVLLVGIGLGLALGLALGVLRRPLHGGSLGTGAGGEARDTEVLEGLDRLHDTLRDLEHARVSWQGQLHQQVDDVRRSADGLRRETQQLTTALRRPQVRGRWGELHLRRTVELAGLVDRCDFSEQVRLDDGAQRPDLVVHLAGGRDVVVDAKVPLDAFLDAAAATDDAERDHHLTRHARQVRTHVDQLGSKAYWKALEGAPEFVVLFVPAESFLSAALEADPSLLEHAATRQVVLASPTTLIALLRTVAQGWQHEALAEQARAIHRLGVDLHQRLQVLDRHLDNVGRSLNAAVGHYNQAMGSLESRVLVSARRFTELSVTDEDLPAPRTVELRAVERSFERSLEREEQPVERDRSTG from the coding sequence ATGAGCCTCTCCACCACCCTCGCGCTGCTGCTGGTGCTGCTCGTGGGCATCGGCCTCGGTCTCGCGCTCGGCCTGGCCCTCGGGGTGCTGCGACGCCCCCTTCACGGTGGGTCCCTCGGCACCGGTGCCGGCGGGGAGGCGCGCGACACCGAGGTGCTCGAGGGGCTCGACCGGCTCCACGACACCCTGCGCGACCTCGAGCACGCCCGGGTCTCCTGGCAGGGCCAGCTGCACCAGCAGGTCGACGACGTACGCCGCTCGGCCGACGGCCTGCGCCGCGAGACCCAGCAGCTGACGACCGCGCTGCGCCGCCCGCAGGTGCGCGGCCGCTGGGGCGAGCTGCACCTGCGCCGCACCGTCGAGCTGGCCGGACTGGTGGACCGGTGCGACTTCTCCGAGCAGGTGCGCCTCGACGACGGCGCCCAGCGCCCCGACCTCGTGGTGCACCTGGCCGGGGGCCGCGACGTCGTGGTCGACGCCAAGGTGCCGCTCGACGCGTTCCTCGACGCGGCCGCGGCCACCGACGACGCCGAGCGCGACCACCACCTCACCCGGCACGCCCGCCAGGTGCGCACCCACGTCGACCAGCTCGGCTCGAAGGCCTACTGGAAGGCACTGGAGGGAGCACCGGAGTTCGTCGTGCTCTTCGTGCCGGCCGAGTCGTTCCTCTCCGCGGCGCTCGAGGCCGACCCGTCCCTGCTCGAGCACGCCGCCACCCGCCAGGTCGTGCTCGCCTCCCCCACCACGCTCATCGCACTGCTGCGCACCGTGGCGCAGGGGTGGCAGCACGAGGCGCTGGCCGAGCAGGCCCGCGCGATCCACCGGCTCGGGGTCGACCTCCACCAGCGGCTGCAGGTGCTCGACCGGCACCTCGACAACGTCGGCCGCTCGCTCAACGCCGCCGTCGGCCACTACAACCAGGCGATGGGCTCCCTGGAGTCACGGGTGCTGGTCTCGGCGCGCCGCTTCACCGAGCTCTCGGTCACCGACGAGGACCTGCCGGCCCCGCGGACCGTCGAGCTGCGGGCCGTCGAACGGTCCTTCGAGCGATCCCTCGAGCGCGAGGAGCAGCCGGTCGAGCGGGACCGGTCGACGGGCTGA